In the genome of Myxococcaceae bacterium JPH2, one region contains:
- a CDS encoding HAD family phosphatase has product MAVAFFDLDKTLLAANSGSLWIRRELALGHITRLQAVRASLWIARYHLGFVSMQDAVQRAISFLAGTDAEALHSRTRAFYAEEVRPLYRPGALRAVEAHRSEGDRLVLLTSSSGYLSDLVAAELRLDAVLCNRFEIGSDGLHTGRPLGPICFGEGKRTHAETYARSVGVPLSACAFYTDSYSDLSVLAVVGRPVVVHPDHRLRREAQRRGWPVVDWGVPGASRVLESPSLPTAGT; this is encoded by the coding sequence GTGGCCGTCGCCTTCTTCGATCTCGACAAGACGCTGCTCGCGGCGAATTCCGGCTCCCTGTGGATCCGCCGGGAGCTCGCGCTCGGGCACATCACGCGCCTGCAGGCGGTGCGCGCGAGCCTGTGGATCGCCCGCTACCACCTGGGCTTTGTCTCCATGCAGGACGCGGTGCAGCGGGCCATCTCGTTCCTCGCGGGCACGGACGCCGAAGCGCTTCATTCGCGCACGCGGGCCTTCTACGCGGAGGAGGTTCGCCCCCTCTACCGTCCCGGCGCGCTGCGCGCGGTGGAGGCGCATCGGAGCGAGGGAGACCGGCTGGTCCTCCTGACCTCCTCCTCGGGCTACCTGTCCGACCTGGTGGCCGCCGAGCTGCGCCTGGATGCCGTGCTGTGCAATCGCTTCGAGATCGGGAGCGATGGCCTGCACACCGGGCGCCCCCTGGGACCCATCTGCTTTGGCGAGGGCAAGCGAACCCACGCGGAGACCTACGCGCGCTCGGTGGGCGTGCCGCTGTCCGCGTGCGCCTTCTACACGGACTCGTATTCGGACCTGTCCGTGCTGGCGGTGGTGGGGCGGCCGGTGGTGGTGCACCCGGATCATCGCCTGCGGCGCGAGGCGCAGCGGCGGGGCTGGCCCGTGGTGGATTGGGGCGTGCCGGGAGCGAGCCGCGTGCTCGAGTCTCCCAGCCTGCCCACCGCCGGAACGTGA
- a CDS encoding matrixin family metalloprotease has translation MKRSRLLLLIACAVAGVAGAQQGLSFRRTAVRGRPLCLMWPGRDYVYHLDAAGTSRTPRDAAVTAIEAAFDSWRALSASCSDYRFIRGDDWTLPVSAGYDKEHPADSYNVILFRDRACQDVVAMDDPCWDAETCGNLYSCWQHGPATIGLTTSTFSFTDGRVLDADIELNSSQPGGGTGFLFTTVNAPVCSGPAQPTCVATDLQNTLTHEIGHVVGLDHVDDRGSTMEATAPQGETAKRVIDSGSARGFCSTYPRGLPPTQCEPPKDAGMKLVVDGRGTGCASTGPGSALVGLVLGAGVLLRRRGRRAGG, from the coding sequence GTGAAGAGGAGCCGCCTGCTGCTGCTGATCGCCTGCGCGGTCGCTGGGGTCGCGGGGGCGCAGCAGGGGTTGTCCTTTCGGCGCACGGCGGTGCGCGGGCGTCCGCTGTGTCTGATGTGGCCGGGGCGCGATTACGTCTATCACCTGGACGCGGCGGGGACTTCGCGCACGCCGCGAGACGCGGCGGTCACGGCCATCGAAGCGGCCTTCGACAGCTGGCGTGCCCTGTCCGCCTCGTGCAGCGACTACCGCTTCATCCGGGGCGACGACTGGACGCTGCCGGTGTCCGCTGGCTACGACAAGGAACACCCCGCCGACAGCTACAACGTCATCCTCTTCCGCGACCGCGCCTGCCAGGACGTGGTCGCGATGGATGACCCGTGCTGGGACGCGGAGACGTGCGGCAACCTCTACTCGTGCTGGCAGCACGGCCCCGCGACCATCGGGCTCACCACGTCCACCTTCAGCTTCACGGATGGGCGCGTGCTCGACGCGGACATCGAGCTGAACTCGTCGCAGCCGGGCGGCGGCACGGGGTTCCTCTTCACCACGGTGAACGCTCCGGTGTGCTCGGGCCCCGCGCAGCCCACGTGCGTCGCGACCGACCTGCAGAACACGCTGACGCATGAGATTGGCCACGTCGTGGGCCTGGACCATGTGGACGACCGGGGCTCCACGATGGAGGCCACCGCACCCCAAGGGGAGACCGCCAAGCGGGTCATCGACTCGGGCTCGGCGCGGGGCTTCTGCTCCACCTATCCGCGCGGGCTTCCTCCCACGCAGTGCGAGCCGCCGAAGGATGCAGGCATGAAGCTCGTGGTGGACGGCCGAGGCACGGGCTGCGCGAGCACGGGGCCAGGCTCGGCGTTGGTGGGTCTAGTGCTCGGGGCCGGGGTGCTCCTGCGCCGTCGGGGCCGCCGGGCGGGCGGTTGA
- a CDS encoding matrixin family metalloprotease — protein sequence MLALASWVVALALGQASDPYVRSRVVAGDSSSQALFWNQPRIDWQQSSLGNPNLNPHTEFDAVRAAFKSWQTLFTRCGNLDFAEGPLVDARKVGFTRGGDNQNLVLFRMTRCKSFVASTDACWKAETCANQYDCWDDDDGTLAVTVTTYDERSGIIRDSDISFNAATYTFTTGSGAPCILVPGPDCASTDVQNTATHEIGHMVGLDHTRAAGSIMNRSSSPGELSKRVIDSGSSEFVCVTYPKGGVSQSSPHPVVDLELGHKAGCDAAGGGFSALAVLGLGVLARSRRRGVR from the coding sequence ATGCTCGCGCTCGCCTCGTGGGTGGTGGCGCTCGCGCTGGGGCAGGCGTCGGATCCGTATGTCCGCAGCCGCGTGGTCGCGGGCGACTCCTCCTCCCAGGCCTTGTTCTGGAACCAGCCGCGCATCGACTGGCAGCAGAGCAGCCTGGGCAATCCGAACCTGAACCCGCACACCGAATTCGATGCGGTGCGCGCGGCCTTCAAGAGCTGGCAGACCCTGTTCACCCGCTGCGGCAACCTGGACTTCGCAGAGGGGCCGCTCGTGGACGCGCGCAAGGTGGGCTTCACGCGCGGCGGGGACAACCAGAACCTCGTGCTCTTTCGCATGACCCGCTGCAAGAGCTTCGTGGCGTCCACGGATGCGTGCTGGAAAGCGGAGACGTGCGCCAACCAGTACGACTGCTGGGATGACGACGATGGCACGCTCGCCGTCACGGTCACCACCTATGACGAGCGCTCGGGCATCATCCGCGACTCGGACATCTCCTTCAACGCGGCGACCTATACGTTCACGACGGGCAGCGGCGCGCCATGCATTCTGGTGCCCGGCCCGGACTGCGCCTCCACCGACGTGCAGAACACCGCCACGCACGAGATTGGTCACATGGTGGGGCTGGACCACACGCGCGCGGCGGGCTCCATCATGAACCGGAGTTCGTCGCCCGGTGAGCTGTCCAAGCGGGTCATCGACAGCGGGTCGAGCGAGTTCGTCTGCGTCACCTATCCCAAGGGCGGCGTGAGCCAGTCGTCGCCCCATCCCGTGGTTGACCTGGAGCTGGGACACAAGGCCGGTTGCGACGCCGCGGGAGGCGGATTCTCGGCGCTGGCGGTGTTGGGGCTGGGTGTGCTCGCGCGCTCGCGCCGGCGAGGTGTCCGGTGA
- a CDS encoding glutamate--tRNA ligase, with protein MAQAPRVRFAPSPTGYLHIGGARTALFNYLYARRFGGNFMLRMEDTDQERSTPESVQAILDGLKWLGLEWDEGPGKEGKYGPYFQTQRLDTYRTHSERLIAEGKAFRCYCTREDLEARRAAAEKEKRAYKYEGTCRELKAPPAGRRVEDAVIRFKMPREEGTVSFDDKVLGVITKPYSDLDDWVMLRADGIPLYNFGCVIDDHLMDITLVSRGQEHVNSTFPQLMLYQALGWTPPEFAHLPLILGPDREKLSKRKHPEADVMLHKRNGIMPEALLNFVIRLGWGHGNDEVISREQMLEWFDFADVGSTSGVWNPEKLLWLNQQWFKLLPPATVAERLVPFLEAKGISAKGDARLEPLVLALRERARTLEEMATTATIYFRSGVTLDEKAAAKHLTGDSLKLLAQVKEQLAALPAWSTDAVDAVVKAVSEQAAVGMGKVAQPLRVAVTGNTTSPGIGETLMLVGRDEALRRIDSALARTA; from the coding sequence ATGGCCCAAGCTCCCCGTGTCCGCTTTGCCCCGTCCCCTACTGGATACCTCCACATCGGAGGCGCCCGGACGGCCCTCTTCAACTACCTCTACGCGCGCCGCTTCGGCGGCAACTTCATGCTGCGCATGGAGGATACGGATCAGGAGCGGTCCACCCCGGAGTCGGTGCAAGCCATCCTGGATGGACTGAAGTGGCTGGGATTGGAGTGGGACGAGGGCCCGGGCAAGGAGGGCAAGTACGGTCCCTATTTCCAGACGCAGCGGCTGGACACGTACCGCACCCACTCCGAGCGCCTCATCGCCGAGGGCAAGGCCTTCCGGTGCTACTGCACCCGCGAGGACCTGGAGGCGCGCCGAGCGGCGGCCGAGAAAGAGAAGCGCGCGTACAAGTACGAGGGCACGTGCCGCGAGCTGAAGGCCCCGCCCGCGGGCCGTCGCGTCGAGGACGCGGTGATTCGCTTCAAGATGCCCCGCGAGGAGGGCACCGTGTCGTTCGACGACAAGGTGCTGGGCGTCATCACCAAGCCGTACTCGGACCTGGATGACTGGGTCATGCTCCGCGCGGACGGCATCCCGCTCTACAACTTCGGCTGCGTCATCGATGATCACCTGATGGACATCACCCTGGTGTCGCGCGGCCAGGAGCACGTCAACAGCACCTTCCCGCAGCTCATGCTGTACCAGGCGCTGGGGTGGACTCCGCCGGAGTTCGCGCACCTGCCGCTCATCCTCGGCCCGGATCGCGAGAAGCTCTCCAAGCGCAAGCACCCCGAGGCGGACGTGATGCTGCACAAGCGCAACGGCATCATGCCGGAGGCGCTGCTCAACTTCGTCATCCGGCTGGGCTGGGGCCACGGCAACGACGAGGTCATCTCGCGCGAGCAGATGCTCGAGTGGTTCGACTTCGCGGACGTGGGCAGCACCTCGGGCGTGTGGAACCCGGAGAAGCTCCTGTGGCTGAACCAGCAGTGGTTCAAGCTCCTGCCGCCGGCCACCGTCGCGGAGCGGCTCGTGCCCTTCCTCGAGGCCAAGGGCATCTCGGCGAAGGGCGACGCGCGCCTGGAGCCGCTGGTGCTGGCCCTGCGCGAGCGCGCTCGGACGCTGGAGGAGATGGCCACCACCGCGACCATCTACTTCCGCTCGGGCGTCACCCTGGACGAGAAGGCCGCGGCCAAGCACCTCACCGGGGACTCGCTCAAGCTGCTGGCCCAGGTGAAGGAGCAGCTCGCTGCCCTGCCCGCGTGGAGCACCGACGCGGTGGACGCCGTCGTGAAGGCCGTGAGTGAGCAGGCGGCCGTGGGCATGGGCAAGGTCGCCCAGCCGCTGCGCGTGGCCGTCACCGGCAACACGACGAGCCCGGGCATCGGCGAGACGCTGATGCTCGTGGGCCGCGACGAGGCCCTGCGTCGCATCGACTCGGCCCTGGCGCGCACCGCCTGA